In the genome of Candidatus Saccharibacteria bacterium, one region contains:
- a CDS encoding D-alanyl-D-alanine carboxypeptidase family protein translates to MAVEDKEKSGSKEEITPDFLREATGINPEQEQTMDREAHSGAAKDIAEREGIAGTQKTTEADKAESDRIGTPDGQIGGGYKANAKKKRKFWTKKKGVGAGIAGLAVFGGMGLFGIMSGPFGVMHFGQLLNLNFLPGNSILTSRAGNLYKWSQWSDQPEMRRLGAIGRQSMRGIDAKFERAGYRKVVGSGGRLHAVIAPNNERIPVDPPGTGKSAAKQNWRRVVRRVNLVSTKRIGPVGSRFATRAYGMNMGNILNPRRTLQDWQAKRTRVREARQANKTGTQPADVRTTADDADVDRAPGDPDPNEGTGRQNTTSRRNTARAIKTASGIALGCIAIELADPEGVAHKTNVILPLIRGAGRYLTIMGQLQSGNVDHEELGIVYQELVADNEDGEPTSAFASAPMQHLAGRAPTGRDIPPEAHPVRSKNFFENIMGGVWSSIEGVQGPISAGCQHISSTVGQIIGGGIDIALCAVSGGATCVARGAIQTALIGGGMHVLVNILAGEQTAACFSETVEELDEEDTEVAGNTPVGGDIVGACAGYGARIFANENMLNFGGTQLSDEEFAAVQRYSNELETERFQNQSLFARLFSPYEHKSLFSNVARNTLVFASGNSGHKFAHSLLTAPFGITQNLLQPFNSAVYAQDNRTFDWGGYPAYGFSIDELDDERFDNPFENASIVADRLDDSDVKDKIERCFALELQDDYSLKRIDDEVRSVHSLDGCDDQDEVWKRIRFYILDTQIAETMNCYEGDHTSCRTIGFDVANAESEQSTSRPAPDEAIVGDTSDQPCASGTDDLGTATGYNNGDAYTIRLCSIPGFTSEWPGEEFIRINSTVSGNWLNLFQAARTDGIDLQAVNSFRSMERQQVLYDRYLAGRGNLAAQPGHSNHQLGFAVDIVMDDRGLNLEQCRANAAQYPIFSWLRDNSSDFGIEANVPDECWHWSS, encoded by the coding sequence ATGGCAGTAGAAGATAAAGAAAAATCCGGATCAAAAGAGGAAATCACGCCAGATTTTTTGCGTGAGGCTACTGGCATTAACCCCGAGCAAGAACAGACTATGGATCGCGAGGCACACAGCGGCGCCGCCAAAGACATTGCCGAACGTGAAGGTATAGCCGGCACACAGAAAACTACCGAGGCCGACAAAGCGGAGAGTGACCGGATTGGCACTCCTGACGGTCAAATTGGCGGCGGTTACAAAGCTAATGCAAAGAAAAAACGTAAGTTTTGGACCAAGAAAAAAGGTGTCGGGGCTGGAATTGCTGGTTTAGCAGTATTCGGTGGCATGGGTCTATTCGGTATAATGAGTGGTCCTTTTGGCGTCATGCATTTTGGCCAACTACTTAATCTCAATTTTTTACCCGGAAATTCTATTTTGACTAGCCGAGCGGGCAATTTATATAAGTGGTCACAATGGTCTGACCAACCTGAAATGAGACGGTTGGGTGCAATCGGACGCCAATCCATGCGCGGTATCGATGCAAAATTTGAAAGAGCAGGTTATAGAAAAGTTGTCGGGTCAGGCGGGCGTCTTCATGCCGTTATTGCCCCAAACAACGAAAGAATACCAGTAGATCCACCCGGTACAGGCAAGTCTGCAGCTAAACAGAACTGGCGTAGAGTTGTTAGGCGAGTTAATTTGGTAAGCACAAAGCGTATTGGCCCTGTTGGATCGCGGTTTGCAACAAGAGCTTACGGCATGAACATGGGAAACATACTAAACCCGAGGCGCACGTTACAGGATTGGCAGGCAAAAAGAACCCGAGTTAGAGAGGCTAGGCAGGCAAATAAAACAGGTACACAACCAGCAGACGTTAGGACTACTGCAGACGACGCCGACGTCGACCGTGCGCCCGGAGATCCAGACCCAAATGAGGGTACCGGAAGACAAAATACTACCTCAAGACGAAACACAGCAAGAGCAATAAAAACGGCCTCTGGCATTGCGCTTGGATGTATTGCGATTGAACTTGCCGATCCTGAAGGTGTAGCCCATAAAACAAACGTGATTCTTCCGTTAATACGTGGTGCTGGCCGATACTTAACTATCATGGGTCAATTACAGTCGGGTAACGTTGACCACGAGGAGCTCGGCATTGTATATCAAGAGCTTGTTGCTGACAACGAAGACGGGGAGCCAACCTCCGCTTTTGCCTCAGCTCCAATGCAACATCTGGCTGGACGCGCCCCTACTGGTAGAGATATACCACCTGAAGCCCACCCGGTACGTTCAAAAAACTTTTTCGAAAATATCATGGGTGGTGTTTGGAGCAGTATAGAAGGAGTCCAAGGTCCTATCAGTGCTGGATGCCAACATATCTCCAGCACTGTCGGGCAAATTATTGGCGGCGGTATAGATATAGCTTTATGCGCGGTTAGCGGTGGAGCAACCTGTGTCGCAAGAGGCGCTATCCAGACTGCGCTTATCGGAGGAGGTATGCACGTACTAGTCAATATATTAGCCGGTGAACAGACTGCTGCTTGCTTTAGTGAAACTGTAGAAGAGCTTGACGAGGAAGACACAGAAGTCGCTGGCAACACCCCTGTTGGCGGTGATATTGTAGGTGCCTGCGCAGGGTATGGCGCCCGCATATTTGCCAATGAGAACATGCTTAACTTTGGTGGCACACAATTAAGCGACGAGGAGTTTGCTGCTGTTCAGCGTTATAGCAATGAATTGGAAACTGAGCGCTTCCAAAACCAAAGCCTATTCGCAAGATTATTTAGCCCTTATGAACACAAATCCTTGTTCTCTAATGTCGCTCGTAATACATTGGTTTTTGCTTCTGGTAATAGTGGCCATAAATTCGCACACTCGCTACTGACAGCCCCCTTTGGCATAACGCAAAACTTACTCCAACCATTTAATTCGGCAGTTTACGCGCAGGACAATCGCACGTTTGATTGGGGCGGTTATCCAGCATACGGTTTTAGTATTGATGAACTGGATGATGAACGGTTTGATAACCCGTTTGAAAACGCTTCTATCGTCGCCGATAGACTTGATGATAGCGACGTAAAAGATAAAATTGAGCGCTGTTTTGCTCTTGAGCTGCAAGACGATTACTCCTTAAAAAGGATAGATGATGAGGTTAGGTCAGTACATTCACTTGATGGCTGCGACGACCAGGACGAAGTTTGGAAGCGTATAAGGTTTTATATACTAGACACCCAAATTGCGGAGACTATGAATTGTTATGAAGGCGATCATACCAGTTGCCGAACAATCGGTTTCGATGTCGCAAACGCTGAATCCGAACAATCCACCTCGCGACCAGCTCCCGACGAAGCTATTGTGGGAGATACTTCTGACCAACCCTGCGCATCAGGCACAGATGACCTCGGAACTGCAACCGGTTACAATAACGGGGACGCTTATACTATCCGGCTGTGCTCCATACCCGGTTTTACCTCTGAATGGCCGGGTGAAGAATTCATAAGAATAAACTCAACGGTATCAGGGAATTGGCTAAACTTATTCCAAGCTGCCCGAACAGACGGTATAGATCTCCAAGCCGTCAATTCCTTCAGAAGCATGGAACGCCAGCAAGTGCTTTACGATCGATATCTGGCAGGCCGCGGGAACTTGGCCGCTCAACCAGGACACTCTAACCATCAGCTTGGTTTTGCAGTCGATATCGTTATGGATGACCGTGGTTTAAATCTAGAACAGTGCCGAGCTAATGCTGCACAATATCCAATATTTAGCTGGCTGAGAGATAACTCTTCCGACTTTGGCATCGAAGCAAATGTTCCAGATGAATGCTGGCATTGGTCGTCATGA
- a CDS encoding CHAP domain-containing protein: MIKKHFIILVAAVVLVSSFMSQSVLAISDEQRRILESNILFYNVDATDSIADSCTLLVAGKGDIFNETQLEQIERNRLVYEEAGQEADVPWEMLAVIHLKESGLGRENPSNGQGVYQFVNKNGGPYPPGPVNEAEFVRQTKLAAQFVRSKLPSNLEHNRNLTYSGASSDTIKDTFFSYNGRSSGYADQAEALGFDRERQPFEGSPYVMNKADPQRDPEINTTTWGQVKEDFGPIEYPANNFYGAYVSYAALAGTGTDNCDQNLGIRVVEIAQEELALGANEADNSYFKYTEGIEAAWCAYFVSWVFDKAGAPFEGGPLPQVSTMQAYARDRGMYYESDDSTFTPQPGDIVVYKEGVLPFESHVNIVISYNAGTEIITTIGGNESDTILELTNERSLPSISGFIRIQ; encoded by the coding sequence ATGATAAAAAAACATTTCATTATACTGGTTGCAGCCGTTGTACTTGTCTCAAGTTTCATGTCACAAAGTGTGTTGGCGATTTCTGATGAGCAAAGAAGAATACTAGAATCCAATATACTTTTCTACAACGTTGATGCTACCGACAGTATTGCGGACTCATGCACACTCCTTGTTGCCGGAAAAGGTGACATATTTAACGAAACTCAGTTGGAACAAATTGAGCGCAACCGTCTCGTATACGAAGAGGCTGGACAAGAGGCGGATGTCCCTTGGGAGATGTTGGCGGTTATACACCTGAAGGAGTCTGGGCTAGGTCGAGAAAACCCTAGTAATGGTCAAGGTGTTTACCAATTCGTCAATAAAAACGGCGGGCCATATCCACCAGGCCCGGTTAATGAGGCTGAGTTTGTTCGTCAAACAAAACTGGCAGCTCAATTTGTCCGCTCTAAGTTACCATCAAACCTTGAACATAACCGAAATTTAACATACTCAGGGGCTTCATCTGACACTATAAAAGATACGTTCTTCAGTTATAACGGCAGGAGCAGTGGTTATGCTGACCAGGCTGAAGCTTTGGGGTTTGATCGGGAGCGACAGCCATTTGAGGGATCACCATATGTCATGAATAAGGCAGACCCCCAGCGAGATCCAGAAATTAACACTACCACCTGGGGACAAGTCAAGGAAGACTTTGGACCAATTGAATATCCAGCAAATAATTTTTACGGCGCCTACGTAAGCTATGCGGCACTAGCTGGCACCGGTACAGACAACTGCGACCAAAATCTCGGTATTAGGGTTGTTGAGATAGCCCAAGAAGAGCTTGCTTTGGGTGCAAACGAAGCAGATAATTCCTACTTTAAATATACAGAAGGTATAGAGGCTGCTTGGTGTGCATATTTTGTAAGCTGGGTATTCGATAAAGCTGGAGCTCCTTTCGAAGGCGGTCCACTTCCTCAAGTTTCAACTATGCAAGCCTATGCAAGAGACCGAGGTATGTATTACGAGTCAGACGACAGCACTTTCACACCGCAACCAGGTGATATTGTTGTCTACAAGGAAGGGGTGCTGCCTTTTGAATCGCATGTTAATATAGTCATCTCTTACAATGCGGGTACTGAAATAATTACGACAATTGGCGGTAATGAGTCCGATACAATACTAGAACTAACAAACGAACGGTCACTACCTTCAATTAGTGGCTTTATAAGGATTCAGTAA
- a CDS encoding copper resistance protein CopC — protein sequence MYNVNKKHIILAILVLSALLLIFGIKIYLDNQRFQVFSTTPSLTQTVATSTSVIKLDFNKPLSDDSSYNRTLIKDLDELAYIHDVERAGDSLLVRLGTLNSGQEYTVTFNDIISADGDVISDLSYTFFVDYIPYDRLSEAQKALELQETDRGSEDDPVLNYVPHSTLRYEINPIQRTNNDGVYSLGLDIKIILSNADRSNQDAAIATYKEMAMDYLRSVDINPDDYDIYYRIIEPTL from the coding sequence ATGTATAACGTAAATAAAAAACATATTATCCTGGCAATCTTAGTGCTGTCCGCGCTACTGTTAATATTTGGAATAAAAATATACTTGGATAACCAACGTTTCCAAGTCTTCTCGACTACTCCATCACTTACACAAACCGTCGCAACCAGCACTTCTGTAATAAAGCTTGACTTTAATAAACCGCTTTCAGATGATTCTTCCTATAACAGAACGCTTATTAAGGATCTTGATGAGCTAGCATATATACATGATGTTGAGCGAGCTGGTGATTCACTGCTGGTTAGGCTGGGCACACTCAACTCCGGACAAGAATACACTGTTACATTTAATGATATTATTTCAGCTGATGGTGATGTTATATCGGACTTAAGTTATACATTTTTTGTTGACTATATTCCGTACGATCGACTATCTGAAGCACAGAAAGCTTTGGAGCTACAAGAAACTGATCGAGGGAGTGAAGATGACCCAGTGCTTAACTATGTACCACACTCAACATTACGGTATGAAATTAATCCTATACAGAGAACCAACAACGACGGTGTATATTCGCTTGGCTTGGACATAAAAATTATCCTTTCTAACGCCGACAGGTCTAACCAAGATGCCGCTATCGCTACATATAAAGAAATGGCTATGGATTACTTGCGTTCTGTTGACATCAACCCAGACGATTATGATATTTACTACCGTATTATTGAACCGACTCTTTAG